From the genome of Latilactobacillus curvatus JCM 1096 = DSM 20019:
TCATCAAAAAAAGCCCTCGCCATTATCAGTCAAAATGATAATGGTCGAGGGCTTTTTCAATGCTCATTATTTAAACGCTTCTGGTTTTTCTTTTGATTGACCAAAATGATAAGCAATTGCATCTAAAATCCGTTGAGATGCTTGTCCATCACCATATGGATTCTTGGCATGGGCCATTGCATCATACACAGCTTGGTCATCTAACAGTTCAACCATCGCATCATGAACTTGTTCTGGTTGTGTCCCAACCAACTTCAACGTGCCTGCTTCAACCCCTTCAGGGCGTTCAGTTGTGTCCCGTAAGACCAACACAGGTTTGCCTAATGACGGTGCTTCTTCTTGCACACCACCAGAATCAGACATGATGAAGAAACTCCGTGCAGCTAAGTTGTGGAAATCAACAACATCCAATGGATCGATTAAATGAATCCGTGGGTGATTGCCTAAGATATCTTGCGCTGCTTCTTGCACAACAGGGTTCAAATGCACTGGATAGACGATTTCAACATCATCATGGGTTTCAACAACTTGGCGCATTACCTTGAAGACCCGTTTCATTGGTTCACCTTGGTTTTCACGTCGATGCATTGTTACTAGAATCATTCGTTTGTCAGCATCAACAACATCCAAGATTGAATGATTGTAGTCGCTTTGAACCGTTTGCTTCAATGCATCAATTGCAGTATTCCCTGTAATATAAATAGCCTTTTGTGGATGATTTTCTTGTAATAAGTTGGCTTCACTTTGACTGGTTGGTGCAAAATAAAGATCACTGAGTACATCTGTTAATTGGCGATTCATTTCTTCTGGGAATGGTGAATACTTATCCCAAGTTCTTAGTCCTGCTTCAACATGGCCAATCGCTGTTTGATTGTAGAATGCACTAATGCTTGCTGCGAAAGTAGTGGTTGTATCCCCATGAACCAATACGATATCCGGTTTTTCAGTTGCAATCACTTTATCAAGGTTCATTAATACGTTACTAGTAATTTCACTAAGTGTTTGTCGTTGTTTCATAACGTCCAAATCGTAATCTGGTTTAATTTTAAAAATTTCAAGCACTTGATCTAACATTTGACGATGTTGGGCAGTTACCACCGTCACAGCTTCGAATTCATCTGCGCGTTCTTTCAATGCTAATACTAGCGGCGCCATCTTAATTGCTTCTGGTCGTGTCCCAAAAACAGTCATTACTTTAATTTTAGACACAAATTTGCCTCCTACCATTTAATAAGTTAACACCTCCTATATTACACGTTTTATAAGGGTTTGCCAATCCATTGCAGTCTTATTCCCTTGAGTCAAATGAATAACAGTCTGAATATTAAAAAGGACGCCTTTTTAGGCGTCTCTTTTTAAAAACATCGCTTCAACATTCGTTTGAGCATCGCGTCTATTTCTGCGTCACTATAGTGTACCAACTTCGCATTCGTTAGGGTCGCCAAACCCGTAATAATGATCCACGCTTCGTTAATAATGCGTTCGTGTTCTGACTCACTAACCGTTTTTAACGGTTGATAGTCCTGCAATCTAGTTTGCGTCAATTGCCCCATGAAAAGTTGTGCTTCATCCTTACCAAAGTGGTTATCAATAAATAACGCACGGTAAAGTTCTGGTTCGATTGTAGCAAAATGAATATAGCCAATCCCGAGATTGACTAAGGCATCATCTGTTCGTTGTTCTTCACTGACATACCACACCAAACGCGCCTTGGCTTGTTCCAAAATGGCTTGCTTGAGATTGGCCATATTACCGAATTCTAAATAGATGGGTTGTGTCGAACAGTCTAGTGCCTTGGCAAGGCTGCGCGCTGTAATTGCTTTTAAACCATCCGCTAATACCATTTCGTATGCTTTATCCAGAATTTGCTCCGCTTTAATCCGTTTTGTCCGTGCCATCGTTCCCACTCCTTAACCGATCAATCCGTTTTTCAATATTATCTACTGTCACTCTACCACAAAATTAAATAACATGAAAACGTTTTTATCTGTTTTACGAGTTTTTTAAATCGCCATGTGCTATGATAAACATATTAAATCGCCCTTAAGGAGGAATTTTTGATGACTACTTTCCAACATAATCTTGAAAAATACGCCGCTTTAGTCGCTAAAACAGGAATTAACGTCCAACCTGGTGATACAGTGGTGCTCCAAATCGCTGTTACGCAAGCTGAATTCGCCCGTGATATGACAGCTGCTTGCTACGATCTCGGAGCAGCAGAAGTGATCATTAAATGGCAAGATGATGACATCGATCGAATCAATATGCAACACAAAGCCGAAGATCGCCTCGTTAACGTGCCAGACTTCCAGAAACAAGAATACGATTACTGGTTAGCAAATAACGCCAAACGGATTTCGGTGATGTCGAGCAATCCTGATAACCTTAAGGGCCTCGATGGTGATCGGGTCGCTGCTGTTCAAAAGGCAAACGGTCAAGCAATGCTTAAAGTTCGCCAAGCAACACAAGCCAACAAAAATAGTTGGATTGTAATTGCCGCAGCTAGTCCCGCTTGGGCAAAGAAAGTCTTTCCTGATATGGACGAACAAGTCGCAACTGATAAGTTATGGACAGAGATTTTCAAAACAACCCGAGTAGATAAAGAAGACCCAATCCTTGCTTGGGAACAACATGGTAAGAAACTGCAAGCCAAAGCCGC
Proteins encoded in this window:
- the wecB gene encoding non-hydrolyzing UDP-N-acetylglucosamine 2-epimerase, encoding MSKIKVMTVFGTRPEAIKMAPLVLALKERADEFEAVTVVTAQHRQMLDQVLEIFKIKPDYDLDVMKQRQTLSEITSNVLMNLDKVIATEKPDIVLVHGDTTTTFAASISAFYNQTAIGHVEAGLRTWDKYSPFPEEMNRQLTDVLSDLYFAPTSQSEANLLQENHPQKAIYITGNTAIDALKQTVQSDYNHSILDVVDADKRMILVTMHRRENQGEPMKRVFKVMRQVVETHDDVEIVYPVHLNPVVQEAAQDILGNHPRIHLIDPLDVVDFHNLAARSFFIMSDSGGVQEEAPSLGKPVLVLRDTTERPEGVEAGTLKLVGTQPEQVHDAMVELLDDQAVYDAMAHAKNPYGDGQASQRILDAIAYHFGQSKEKPEAFK
- a CDS encoding TetR/AcrR family transcriptional regulator, which produces MARTKRIKAEQILDKAYEMVLADGLKAITARSLAKALDCSTQPIYLEFGNMANLKQAILEQAKARLVWYVSEEQRTDDALVNLGIGYIHFATIEPELYRALFIDNHFGKDEAQLFMGQLTQTRLQDYQPLKTVSESEHERIINEAWIIITGLATLTNAKLVHYSDAEIDAMLKRMLKRCF